Proteins co-encoded in one Prunus persica cultivar Lovell chromosome G6, Prunus_persica_NCBIv2, whole genome shotgun sequence genomic window:
- the LOC18773644 gene encoding uncharacterized protein LOC18773644, producing the protein MDGCLEPIKNSNDQQSLGTSGNMLRQINASINLQDQAQSRKPGLSYADLHHEITRNVKDSPSNSVGNHQKQRINRKTTAEEELVRHMSNLPSYLERGKNLQEKVLNVGVLDWGRLEKWQCSHKQMPYRSSRYSPSSSNTTSCFSTDGSSTHSSRGHSRSPARPRMHRHSLQSHFTKSPTEGHSEVVSSFGERVEKFQDLKADQSSTVNGPEKFIGTDTSLCRSRIDMKVEQCKSKDSDAKSEPEKRSLWNGPHLEMAAHLKVKKKTQVGEFIQKAENLQKPYSENFELDIPEGCKKVVLLLPRDFPENNHSGVSHLSDSTTLLHQRAETTTRASSSERPKEACHAELNSDFPHSCHFPSEVESKHSRVKHLGSTDGATLRFQSNTPSSASLSAKTGTNPYRGRNVEEKKVAVVSTSSSTVSEPYKGLDLKPSKATAEKVRNTSPFRRFSIGVGKMSKNTSSKDCLDTQQLSSTAFSAKPGSENTATSTFLGASDGQKSNATGRAKSPLRRLLDPLLKSKVANSHHLVEPLEKDSILSEGRVDSLSEQPGKVKLGMTGCRTINVNEPVKANKCGSTAVQALLRVAVKNGLPLFTFAVDNDIDILAATMKKLNTLKKGDCSCIYTFFSIREVKKKSGTWINQGSKGKSHDYIRNVIAQMKVADSQFPNLVRPDHFSMREFVLFSGNLRQADCETSDFQPSDELAAAVVKIPKMVSQQSTGDWHHWDNCSNLPAVVSKECLSRVRRHSYSGEAVEKPFVGGQGLISTTVILPSGIHSLPSNGGPSSLIERWNSGGSCDCGGWDLGCKLRIFDNQNPVNEKVKSHKVCSITDRFELFPQGGLQENQSTFSMSPFRDGIYSVEFSSSFSILQAFSICIAVLDSWNLCEFSESRNSLEEKTSGESILMQNDGLSAPNRTEGEVPARYVSYPPLSPAGRV; encoded by the exons ATGGATGGCTGTTTAGAACCCATAAAGAATTCCAATGATCAACAATCTCTAGGAACTTCTGGTAACATGTTGCGCCAAATAAATGCAAGTATAAATCTGCAAGACCAGGCCCAATCAAGAAAGCCTGGTTTGTCCTATGCCGATCTCCATCATGAGATTACAAGAAATGTAAAAGATAGCCCATCTAATTCTGTTGGGAACCACCAAAAGCAGCGGATTAATAGAAAGACAACTGCTGAAGAAGAACTTGTTAGGCACATGTCAAATTTGCCAAGTTATCTTGAGAGAGGAAAAAACCTTCAGGAGAAAGTTTTAAATGTTGGGGTCCTAGACTGGGGCCGCCTAGAAAAATGGCAGTGTAGCCATAAACAGATGCCATACAGAAGTAGCCGTTATTCACCGTCCAGTAGTAATACAACCTCATGTTTTTCGACCGATGGATCATCAACCCATTCCAGCCGAGGTCACAGCCGTTCTCCTGCTCGGCCAAGGATGCACCGTCATTCACTGCAATCTCATTTCACGAAATCTCCAACAGAAGGCCATTCTGAAGTTGTCAGCTCTTTTGGAGAAAGGGTTGAAAAGTTTCAAGACCTTAAAGCTGACCAGAGTAGCACCGTGAATGGGCCGGAAAAGTTCATTGGAACAGATACATCTCTATGCAGAAGCCGCATAGACATGAAGGTGGAACAGTGCAAGAGTAAAGATTCAGATGCAAAGAGTGAGccagaaaaaagaagtttgTGGAATGGCCCACATTTGGAAATGGCAGCTCATTTAAAGGTAAAGAAAAAGACTCAAGTTGGTGAATTTATTCAGAAAGCAGAGAACTTACAGAAACCATAttcagaaaattttgaattagatATTCCTGAAGGATGCAAGAAAGTTGTTCTGCTTTTGCCTAGAGATTTTCCCGAAAACAATCACTCTGGGGTTTCCCACCTttctgattcaacaacactgcTTCATCAAAGAGCAGAGACAACTACTCGAGCAAGCTCTTCAGAGAGACCCAAAGAGGCCTGCCATGCAGAGCTCAATTCTGATTTCCCACATTCGTGCCATTTTCCTTCTGAAGTTGAAAGTAAACACTCTCGGGTAAAACACCTTGGCTCCACAGATGGTGCGACTCTCAGATTTCAATCTAATACACCTAGCTCAGCATCATTGTCAGCTAAAACAGGAACAAACCCATACAGAGGCAGAAAtgtagaagagaaaaaagtaGCAGTAGTGTCCACATCTTCTTCAACTGTAAGTGAGCCTTATAAAGGATTGGATCTGAAACCAAGCAAAGCAACTGCTGAAAAAGTAAGAAACACTTCACCTTTTCGCCGATTTAGCATCGGTGTGGGTAAGATGAGTAAGAATACCAGTTCTAAGGACTGTTTAGATACACAGCAGCTGAGCTCAACAGCTTTTTCAGCTAAACCTGGTTCAGAGAACACTGCGACTTCCACATTCTTAGGTGCTTCAGATGGTCAAAAGTCCAATGCCACTGGCAGAGCCAAGTCCCCTCTGAGAAGGTTACTGGATCCACTACTGAAGTCAAAGGTCGCAAACTCCCATCACTTAGTGGAGCCATTAGAGAAAGATTCCATATTGTCTGAGGGGCGGGTGGATTCTTTGTCTGAGCAGCCAGGGAAGGTAAAATTAGGTATGACTGGTTGTAGGACAATTAATGTCAATGAGCCAGTGAAGGCCAATAAGTGTGGATCAACTGCAGTTCAAGCTCTTCTACGAGTTGCAGTTAAGAATGGCCTGCCCCTGTTCACATTTGCGGTTGACAATGACATCGACATCCTTGCAGCCACGATGAAGAAGCTAAATACCTTGAAAAAGGGTGACTGCAGCTGCATCTACACATTTTTCAGTATCCGAGAAGTCAAGAAAAAAAgtggaacttggataaatCAAGGCAGCAAAGGCAAGAGTCATGACTACATCCGTAATGTTATTGCTCAAATGAAGGTCGCTGATTCTCAGTTTCCCAATTTGGTTAGACCGGATCACTTTAGCATGAGagagtttgttttattttctggaAACCTGAGACAGGCAGATTGTGAAACCTCAGACTTCCAGCCAAGTGATGAGCTAGCTGCTGCTGTTGTCAAAATCCCCAAAATGGTCAGTCAGCAATCCACCGGAGATTGGCATCATTGGGATAACTGTAGTAACTTGCCTGCGGTTGTTTCAAAAGAGTGTTTGTCAAGGGTGAGACGCCATTCTTATTCTGGGGAAGCTGTAGAGAAGCCTTTTGTTGGTGGTCAGGGCCTAATTAGCACAACAGTCATACTTCCAAGTGGTATCCATAGTCTACCAAGTAATGGGGGACCATCATCACTGATTGAACGTTGGAATTCAGGTGGATCATGTGACTGTGGAGGTTGGGATTTGGGTTGCAAACTTAGGATATTTGACAATCAGAATCCAGTCAATGAGAAAGTGAAATCACATAAGGTTTGTTCCATCACAGATCGGTTCGAGCTTTTCCCTCAG GGAGGTTTACAAGAAAACCAGTCTACTTTCAGTATGTCCCCATTCAGGGATGGTATCTATTCAGTTGAGTTCAGTTCTTCATTCTCAATCTTACAAGCATTCTCCATTTGTATAGCAGTATTAGATAGTTGGAACTTATGTGAGTTCTCGGAGTCAAGGAACTCGTTAGAAGAAAAAACTTCTGGAGAAAGCATATTAATGCAAAATGATGGATTAAGTGCTCCAAATCGAACGGAAGGGGAAGTTCCTGCAAGATATGTCTCATATCCCCCACTTTCTCCAGCCGGGAGGGTCTAG
- the LOC18774990 gene encoding 18.5 kDa class I heat shock protein, whose amino-acid sequence MSIIPSFRRGSIFDPSSLDIWDPFKDFPFPSSSSLSTFPKFSRENSAFLNTRIDWKETPEAHLFKADLPGLKKEEVKVEVEDNRVLQISGERNVEKEDKNDKWHRVERSSGKFLRRFQLPENAKLNEIKAAMENGVLSVTVPKAEVKKPDVKAIEISG is encoded by the coding sequence ATGTCGATCATTCCCAGCTTCCGACGAGGCAGCATTTTCGACCCTTCCTCTCTCGATATCTGGGACCCATTCAAGGATTTCCCATTCCCTTCCTCTTCATCACTCTCCACATTCCCTAAATTTTCCCGGGAAAATTCAGCTTTCCTGAACACGAGGATCGACTGGAAGGAGACCCCGGAAGCCCACTTGTTCAAGGCAGACCTTCCGGGgctgaagaaagaagaggtgaAGGTGGAGGTTGAAGACAACAGGGTGCTTCAGATCAGCGGAGAGAGGAACGTAGAGAAGGAGGACAAGAACGACAAGTGGCACAGAGTGGAGCGCAGCAGCGGCAAGTTCTTGAGGAGGTTTCAGCTTCCTGAAAATGCAAAGTTGAACGAGATTAAGGCTGCAATGGAGAATGGGGTTCTGAGTGTCACTGTTCCAAAGGCAGAGGTGAAGAAGCCTGATGTCAAAGCCATTGAAATCTCTGGTTAA